The genomic region GCAGAAGACTTAGGACTAAGTGCTATCTTTGAGGCCCATGATGAATTAGAAGTACAAAGAGCGAATCAATGTGGAGCTAGAATCATAGGAGTAAATAACCGCAACTTAAAAACATTTGAATTAGATATAAACAATAGTATTCAATTACGTAAGTTAGTTTCTAATGATATTTTATTCATATCAGAGAGTGGTATTCAAACAAGAGAAGATATTTTACAACTACAAAATAATAATGTTCATGCTGTTTTAATTGGAGAAGCTTTTATGAAAGCACCAAATAAATTAGAAAGGATACGTCAATTACGTGGTCAAGATTAAGTTATGTGGTCTATCAAGTATGCAAGATATCCTAGTAGCAAATTCATTACAAGTAGATTATATTGGCTTTGTCTTTGCTAGAAGCAAAAGACAAGTAACAAAAGCACAAGCAAAACAATTAAAACTATCTTTAAATAAAAATATTCAAGCAGTAGGTGTTTTTGTAGAACAAGAAAAAGAAATGATAGGACAATTTGTAGAAGATAGAATTATTGATGTTATCCAATTACATGGAAAACAAACAAAAGAGGATGTTGCTTGGTTAAAGCAACATTATCCAAACACTCCCATCTTTCAAGCTATTAGTGTACGTGATATTCATGATATTATTTTTTGGAATGATAGTTTAGTGGACTACTTATTATTAGACTATGGCAAAGGTGGAACAGGTCAATGTTTTGATTGGGAAGTATTAAAAGATCGTGAACTCATAAAAAAGGAATTTTTTATAGCTGGTGGTTTAGATGCAAGTAATGTTCAAGAAGTAATGAAATATTATCCCAATGGGGTGGATGTTTCAGGGGGAATTGAAACAAATGGTACAAAGGATCCATTAAAAATGGAACAATTTGTAAAGAAAGTAAGAGGGAAAGAGAATGAGTAATGGAAGATTTGGAGTACATGGGGGACAGTATATTCCAGAAACATTAATGAAAACAGTCATTGAATTAGAACAAGCATATGAGTTTTATAAAAATGATGAAAATTTTAACAAAGAATTAGAAGAACTATTAAATAATTATGCAAATAGACCATCAAGATTATATTATGCAAAAAGAATGACTGAAAATTTAGGTGGTGCTAAAATATATTTAAAAAGAGAAGATTTAAATCATACCGGTGCTCATAAGATAAATAATGTCTTAGGACAAGTATTGTTAGCTAAAAAAATGGGGAAAACAAGAGTTATTGCAGAAACTGGAGCAGGGCAACATGGGGTTGCTACTGCAACTGCAGCTGCTTTAATGGGAATGGAATGTGTTGTTTTTATGGGACAAGAGGATATTGAAAGACAAGCACTGAATGTTTATCGTATGCGACTATTAGGAGCAACGGTGAATAGTGTTACTTCTGGAACTGCAACCTTGAAAGATGCGGTTTCCGAAACAATGAGAGAATGGACTAAAAGAATGGATGATACTCATTATGTCTTAGGTTCTGTAATGGGGCCACATCCTTTTCCGATGATGGTTCGTGATTTCCAAGCAGTTATTTCAAAAGAAATAAAACAACAAATACTAGAATTAGAAGGAAGACTTCCAACAGCAGTGCTGGCATGTGTTGGTGGTGGTTCTAATGCGATTGGTACTTTCTACCATTTTATCGAAGATAAAGAAGTTCGTTTAATAGGTTGTGAAGCAGCTGGTCGTGGTGTTAACACAGCCCAAACTGCAGCAACGATTGCAACTGGATCTTTAGGAATATTCCATGGGATGAAATCTTACTTTTGCCAAGATGAATATGGTCAAATAGCACCAGTGTATTCCATATCTGCAGGATTAGATTATCCAGGTATTGGACCAGAACATGCTGATCTATACGATCAAAAACGAGCAGAATATGTAGCCATCACGGATGATGAAGCAGTAGAAGCTTTTGAATACTTATCGAGGATGGAAGGGATTATTCCAGCTATTGAAAGTGCCCATGCAATTGCACAAGTAATGAAAATAGCAGGAACGATGGATAAAGAAGATATTCTTGTTGTGACAGTGTCTGGAAGAGGAGACAAAGATTGTGCCCAAATAGCAAGATATAAAGGAGAAGAGATCTATGAGTAAAATAAGTGATGTATTTAAAAAAGGAAAAGCATTTATTCCATTTGTTACTTGTGGAGATCCTAGTTTAATGATAACAAGAGAGTTAATATATGCGATGAGTGAAGCTGGTGCTGACATTATTGAATTAGGAATTCCTTTTTCAGATCCAACTGCTGAAGGACCAGTAATTCAAGAGGCTAACAAAAGAGCACTAGCAACCGGTGTCACAACAGATAAAGTGTTTGAAATGTTAGAAACAGTATCCGTAGATACACCACTCGTATTTATGACTTATGCAAACGTACTATTTAGTTATGGAATTGAAAGATTTGTCATTCGTGCCAAAGAAGTTGGGATACAAGGAATTATCCTACCGGATATTCCTTATGAAGAAAAAGAAGAGTTTGAAGTAGAATGTCAAAAACATGGAGTCGACTTTATTTCATTGATTGCTCCTAACTCCAAAGAACGTACCCAAATGATTGCCAAACAAGCCGAAGGTTTTGTCTACTGTGTTTCTTCTTTAGGGGTAACAGGAGTACGTACAACGATTCAAACGAATCTAGATGAAATGATTCAAACAATCAAACAATATACAGATACACCATGTGCAATAGGTTTTGGTATCTCCGCTCCAGATCAAGCAAAAGCAATGTCACAAATTAGTGATGGAGTCATTGTTGGCTCTGCAATCGTGAAACTATGTCAAGAACATAAAGAAAATTGTGTTCCTTATATAAAGGATTATGTCCTAGCTATGAAAAATGCAATAAAATAGTGAAAAAACTACAATATCCTTGTAGTTTTTTTGGTTCATAGAAAAAATAAAAAAAAGCAAAAAAAAGCTTGCAAAACAAGACTATTTTCTGTATAGTATAAATGTTGACGTTGCGAAGATGTGCGAGGTTGCTGAAACACCGAAAGACGTTGTCATGAAACGGGTGTTATCGGGTTAATTCGCATGGAGCAAAGTCTATTATAAGTAGACGGAAGGAGAAATATCATGGCAAGTAACAAAATTAGAATCAAATTGAAATCATTTGATCACAAAATCTTAGATGGATCAGCGGAGAAAATTATTAGTGCTGCAAAAAAATCAGGAGCACAAATAGTAGGACCTGTACCTCTACCAACTGAAAAAGAAATTTATACAGTATTAAGAGCGGTTCATAAATATAAAGATTCACGTGAACAATTTGAAATCAGAACTCACAAACGTTTAATTGACATTGTGAATCCAACACCAGAAACAGTAGATGTTTTAACTAGATTAGAATTACCTAGTGGTGTGGATATTGAGATTAAGTTATAAGAAAGGTAAAAGGTGTAACTCATGAAAGGAATCTTAGGTCGTAAGATTGGAATGACTCAAGTCTTCACAACAGACGGAGTATTAATTCCTGTAACTGTTGTAGAAGCAACTGAAAATGTTGTTCTTCAAAAGAAAACTGTTGCAACTGACGGATATGACGCAGTGCAAGTAGGTTTCGAAGACAAGAGAGAAAAATTAGCTACTAAAGCTGAATTAGGTATTGTGAATAAAGCTAGCACAGCTCCTAAGCGCTTCATAAAAGAATTCCGTTTAGACGGAATGATGAGTTATGAAGTTGGAGATAAAATTACTGTTGACAGCTTTGTAGCAGGTGAAGTTGTTGATGTAACTGGAACTTCGAAAGGTAAAGGGTTCCAAGGTGTAATCAAGAGACATGGTCAAAAAATTGGTCCTAAAGGACATGGATCTGGAGCTCATAGAATTGTTGGTTCAATGGGACCGATTGCTCCAAATCGTATCGCTCCTGGTAAAAAATTACCTGGACAAATGGGACATGTTACAAGTACAGTTCAAAACTTAGAAGTAGTTGCTGTAGATGTTGAAAAAAACGTATTATTAATCAAAGGTTCAATTCCTGGACCAAAAAAAGGATTAGTAGTTGTTAAATCAGCAATCAAAGCTAACGGAAAAGTGGAAGCTGCACAAGAATTAGTAAATTATAGTGAAGAAGTTGTGGAAGTAGTGGAAACTGCTGAAACAGTTGCTGAATAATTTAGGAAGGAGGATTACATATGCTTAAAGTTAAAGTATATAACCAAGAAGGTGCTGACGTAAGCGAAATCGAATTAAATGAAGCTGTATTCGGTATTGAAGCGAATAACCAAGCTATTTATGATATGGTACGTTTACAAAGAGCTTCTTTAAGACAAGGTACACATAAAGTAAAAAACCGTACTGAAGTACGTGGTGGTGGTAAGAAACCATGGCGTCAAAAAGGTACTGGTAGAGCTAGACAAGGTTCTACACGTTCTCCACAATGGGTTGGAGGAGGAGTTGTATTTGGACCAAATACAAACAGAAACTACTCATTCAAAATTAATCGTAAAGTTGCTAGATTAGCTTTAAAATCTGCTTTATCAACTAAAGTAGCGGATGAAGAATTCATGGCAATCAATACGGTATCATTCGAAACTCCAAAAACAAAAGAAATGGTGAAAGTATTAGCTAACTTAAACTGTGGTAAGAAAACATTATTTGTATTTGATGAAATTTGCCCTACAGTTGCAAGATGTGCTAAAAACATCCCAGGAGTTAAATTATTAGATGCAAAACGTGTTAACGTTTATGATGTATTAAACAGTGACAAGTTAATTATGACTGAAGCTGCAATTAAAGCTGTTGAGGAGGTACTAGTATAATGGCACATATTACAGATGTATTAAAAAAACCAGTACTTACTGAAAAATCTTTACAATTACAAGAAGATAACAAATACACATTTGATGTAGAAGTAACTTCTAATAAAACAGAAATCAAACAAGCTGTTGAAGCAATGTTCGGTGTAAAAGTTTTAAAAGTAAATGTAATGAATATCAAACCTAAAGCAAAAAGAGTGGGTAAATACGAAGGTAAAACTAACAAAAGAAGAAAAGCAATCGTAACACTAGCTAAAGGTGAAGAAATTAATTATTTCGAAAGTAAATAATTATAAAAATATTGGAATAATTTATTCCAGATAAATTCAGGAGGAAACTAGAGATGGCAATTAGAACTTATAAGCCAGTAACAAACGGTCGTCGTAACATGACTTCATTAACATATGAAGAAATTACAACAAATAAACCAGAGAAATCTTTAGTTGCAAAACAAAGTAAAAAAGGTGGACGTAATAACCAAGGTGTTATCACTACTCGTCACCATGGTGGAGGACATAAACGTAGATATCGTATTATCGATTTCAAACGTAATAAAGATGGAATCCCAGGAAATGTAGCAACTATCGAATATGATCCAAACAGATCAGCAAATATCGCATTAATCAACTATTTAGATGGAGAAAAAAGATATATCTTAGCTCCTAAAGGATTAGAAGTAGGAATGACAATCATTTCTGGAGAAGATGCAGATATTAAAGTAGGAAACGCTTTACCAATGGGAAATATGCCTGAAGGTACAGTAATCCACAATATTGAAATGCAACCTGGAAAAGGTGGACAAATCGCAAGATCTGCTGGTGTGTCTGCTCAAATCTTAGGTAAAGAAGAAAAGTATGTAATCGTAAGATTAGCATCTGGAGAAGTACGTAAGTTATTATCAGTATGTAAAGCTACTGTTGGTGTAGTAGGAAACGAAGACCACGGATTAGTAAACTATGGTAAAGCTGGACGTATGAGATGGAAAGGTGTTAAACCTACAGTACGTGGTTCTGTAATGAACCCTAACGATCATCCTCACGGTGGTGGGGAAGGTAGAACTTCTATCGGTCGTAAAGCTCCAATGACACCATGGGGTAAAAAAGCAATGGGTGTTAAAACTAGAAATTCGAAGAAGGCATCAACTAAATTAATTGTTCGCCGTCGTAACGCTAAATAGAAGGAGGAAGAAAAAATGTCACGTAGTTTAAAAAAAGGACCATTCGTAGATGCACACTTAATGAAAAAAGTAGAAGCATTAAGCGAATCTGGTAAAAAAGAAGTTATTAAAACATGGTCAAGACGTTCAACTATCTTCCCTCAATTTATTGAGCATACATTTGCAGTGTATAACGGAAGAGAACATATCCCAGTTTATGTAACTGAAGATATGGTAGGACACAAATTAGGAGAGTTCGCTCCAACAAGAACTTACCATGGTCATGATGCAGATGACAAAAAATCAGGTAAGAGATAAGAGAGGAGATTATAAACATGGAAGCTAGAGCAACAGCTAAAATGATTCGTGTTGCCCCTCAAAAAACTAGATTAGTCGCTGACTTAGTAAGAGGTAAGCAAGTTAAAGAAGCACTTGGTATGTTAGAATATCTTAACAAAAGTGCAACTCCTGCAATCATTAAGGTAGTAAAATCAGCTGCACAAAACGCAGTACAAAATCAAGGTGCAGATCCTGAAAAATTATATATTAAAACAATCTTTGTAGACGAAGGTGCTACAATCAAAAGATTCCGTGCTAAAGCAAAAGGTAGCGGAACAAGAATTTTAAAAAGAACAAGCCACATCACAGTTGTGGTAGCTGAAAGATAGGAGGACAGAATATGGGTCAAAAAGTAAGTCCGATAGGATTACGCGTTGGTGTCAATCGTGATTGGGATTCAAGATGGTATGCGAATGATCAAGATTTCGCTGGACTATTACATGAAGATATCAAAATTCGTGAATTCTTATTAAAGAAACTAAAAGCTGCTTCTGTCGCTAAAGTTGAGATTGAAAGATCAAAAAACAGAGTAACTGTTTATGTTCACACTGCTAGACCAGGTGTAGTAATTGGTAAAGATGGTGAATCAGTTGATGCTTTAAGAAAAGAAGTAACAAAAATGGCTGCTGGTAAACAAGTGTTTATCAACATCGTAGAAATTAAAAATCCAGATGTTGTTGCTCAATTAGTAGCAAATAGCATCGCAGAACAATTAGAAAATCGTGCTTCATTTAGAACAGTACAAAAACGTGCTATGCAAAGAGCAATGCGTGCTGGAGCTAAAGGTATCAAAACTAGTGTATCTGGACGTTTAGGTGGAGCTGATATGGCTCGTGCTGAAGGTTATTCAGAAGGTAATGTACCATTACATACATTAAGAGCTGATATTGATTATGCAACTGCTGAAGCAGATACTACTTACGGAAAACTTGGAGTAAAAGTTTGGATCTGTAAGGGAGAAATTCTTCCTGAAAAGAAGAAAGGAGATAAATAATCATGTTAATGCCTAAAAGAACAAA from Tannockella kyphosi harbors:
- a CDS encoding phosphoribosylanthranilate isomerase gives rise to the protein MQDILVANSLQVDYIGFVFARSKRQVTKAQAKQLKLSLNKNIQAVGVFVEQEKEMIGQFVEDRIIDVIQLHGKQTKEDVAWLKQHYPNTPIFQAISVRDIHDIIFWNDSLVDYLLLDYGKGGTGQCFDWEVLKDRELIKKEFFIAGGLDASNVQEVMKYYPNGVDVSGGIETNGTKDPLKMEQFVKKVRGKENE
- the trpB gene encoding tryptophan synthase subunit beta codes for the protein MSNGRFGVHGGQYIPETLMKTVIELEQAYEFYKNDENFNKELEELLNNYANRPSRLYYAKRMTENLGGAKIYLKREDLNHTGAHKINNVLGQVLLAKKMGKTRVIAETGAGQHGVATATAAALMGMECVVFMGQEDIERQALNVYRMRLLGATVNSVTSGTATLKDAVSETMREWTKRMDDTHYVLGSVMGPHPFPMMVRDFQAVISKEIKQQILELEGRLPTAVLACVGGGSNAIGTFYHFIEDKEVRLIGCEAAGRGVNTAQTAATIATGSLGIFHGMKSYFCQDEYGQIAPVYSISAGLDYPGIGPEHADLYDQKRAEYVAITDDEAVEAFEYLSRMEGIIPAIESAHAIAQVMKIAGTMDKEDILVVTVSGRGDKDCAQIARYKGEEIYE
- the trpA gene encoding tryptophan synthase subunit alpha; protein product: MSKISDVFKKGKAFIPFVTCGDPSLMITRELIYAMSEAGADIIELGIPFSDPTAEGPVIQEANKRALATGVTTDKVFEMLETVSVDTPLVFMTYANVLFSYGIERFVIRAKEVGIQGIILPDIPYEEKEEFEVECQKHGVDFISLIAPNSKERTQMIAKQAEGFVYCVSSLGVTGVRTTIQTNLDEMIQTIKQYTDTPCAIGFGISAPDQAKAMSQISDGVIVGSAIVKLCQEHKENCVPYIKDYVLAMKNAIK
- the rpsJ gene encoding 30S ribosomal protein S10, coding for MASNKIRIKLKSFDHKILDGSAEKIISAAKKSGAQIVGPVPLPTEKEIYTVLRAVHKYKDSREQFEIRTHKRLIDIVNPTPETVDVLTRLELPSGVDIEIKL
- the rplC gene encoding 50S ribosomal protein L3; translated protein: MKGILGRKIGMTQVFTTDGVLIPVTVVEATENVVLQKKTVATDGYDAVQVGFEDKREKLATKAELGIVNKASTAPKRFIKEFRLDGMMSYEVGDKITVDSFVAGEVVDVTGTSKGKGFQGVIKRHGQKIGPKGHGSGAHRIVGSMGPIAPNRIAPGKKLPGQMGHVTSTVQNLEVVAVDVEKNVLLIKGSIPGPKKGLVVVKSAIKANGKVEAAQELVNYSEEVVEVVETAETVAE
- the rplD gene encoding 50S ribosomal protein L4; this translates as MLKVKVYNQEGADVSEIELNEAVFGIEANNQAIYDMVRLQRASLRQGTHKVKNRTEVRGGGKKPWRQKGTGRARQGSTRSPQWVGGGVVFGPNTNRNYSFKINRKVARLALKSALSTKVADEEFMAINTVSFETPKTKEMVKVLANLNCGKKTLFVFDEICPTVARCAKNIPGVKLLDAKRVNVYDVLNSDKLIMTEAAIKAVEEVLV
- the rplW gene encoding 50S ribosomal protein L23, encoding MAHITDVLKKPVLTEKSLQLQEDNKYTFDVEVTSNKTEIKQAVEAMFGVKVLKVNVMNIKPKAKRVGKYEGKTNKRRKAIVTLAKGEEINYFESK
- the rplB gene encoding 50S ribosomal protein L2, producing the protein MAIRTYKPVTNGRRNMTSLTYEEITTNKPEKSLVAKQSKKGGRNNQGVITTRHHGGGHKRRYRIIDFKRNKDGIPGNVATIEYDPNRSANIALINYLDGEKRYILAPKGLEVGMTIISGEDADIKVGNALPMGNMPEGTVIHNIEMQPGKGGQIARSAGVSAQILGKEEKYVIVRLASGEVRKLLSVCKATVGVVGNEDHGLVNYGKAGRMRWKGVKPTVRGSVMNPNDHPHGGGEGRTSIGRKAPMTPWGKKAMGVKTRNSKKASTKLIVRRRNAK
- the rpsS gene encoding 30S ribosomal protein S19 yields the protein MSRSLKKGPFVDAHLMKKVEALSESGKKEVIKTWSRRSTIFPQFIEHTFAVYNGREHIPVYVTEDMVGHKLGEFAPTRTYHGHDADDKKSGKR
- the rplV gene encoding 50S ribosomal protein L22; this encodes MEARATAKMIRVAPQKTRLVADLVRGKQVKEALGMLEYLNKSATPAIIKVVKSAAQNAVQNQGADPEKLYIKTIFVDEGATIKRFRAKAKGSGTRILKRTSHITVVVAER
- the rpsC gene encoding 30S ribosomal protein S3, with translation MGQKVSPIGLRVGVNRDWDSRWYANDQDFAGLLHEDIKIREFLLKKLKAASVAKVEIERSKNRVTVYVHTARPGVVIGKDGESVDALRKEVTKMAAGKQVFINIVEIKNPDVVAQLVANSIAEQLENRASFRTVQKRAMQRAMRAGAKGIKTSVSGRLGGADMARAEGYSEGNVPLHTLRADIDYATAEADTTYGKLGVKVWICKGEILPEKKKGDK